The following are encoded together in the Salvia hispanica cultivar TCC Black 2014 chromosome 6, UniMelb_Shisp_WGS_1.0, whole genome shotgun sequence genome:
- the LOC125191935 gene encoding inositol-tetrakisphosphate 1-kinase 3-like isoform X2 encodes MLQDVADLNLSDRYGKVGVPKQLVIKKDPSSIPGAVSKAGLRLPIVAKPLVAKSHELSLAYDEFSLQKLEPPLVLQEFINHGGVLFKVYIVGEAIKVVRRYSLPDVNKYELSKSAGVYHFPRVSCASASADEADLDPRVAELPPRPLLERLAKELRRRLDLRLFNLDIIREHGTRDNYYVIDINYFPGYGKMPEYEHIFTDFLLSLVKS; translated from the exons ATGCTTCAAGATGTTGCCGACCTAAATCTATCAGATCGTtatg GAAAAGTCGGTGTTCCTAAACAGTTGGTTATCAAGAAAGATCCATCATCTATACCTGGTGCAGTGAGCAAGGCTGGCCTGAGGCTACCCATTG TGGCAAAACCTTTGGTTGCAAAGTCACATGAACTCTCTCTCGCCTATGACGAGTTCTCCCTCCAGAAGTTGGAGCCACCTCTTGTTTTACAGGAATTCATTAATCATG GGGGTGTGCTATTCAAGGTTTACATTGTTGGTGAAGCAATAAAAGTGGTCAGGCGATATTCTTTACCCGATGTTAACAAATATGAGCTGTCAAAGAGTGCTGGTGTTTATCACTTTCCAAGAGTTTCTTGTGCTTCCGCATCCGCTGATGAAGCGGACTTGGATCCTCGTGTTGCTG AGCTCCCTCCACGACCATTACTCGAGAGATTGGCTAAAGAATTACGACGACGGCTG GATCTTCGGCTATTCAACTTGGATATAATTAGAGAGCATGGAACTCGAGACAACTACTATGTGATAGATATAAACTATTTTCCAG GATATGGAAAAATGCCAGAATACGAGCACATATTTACAGATTTTCTTCTGAGCCTAGTCAAAAGCTAG
- the LOC125191935 gene encoding inositol-tetrakisphosphate 1-kinase 3-like isoform X1, which produces MGGEINYLTVAEKEDVDEGKIVAAQRNPSPHKKLVVVGYALTSKKVKSFLQPKFERVARNKGIQFVAIDQSKPLSDQGPFDIVLHKLSGKEWRRVLEDYWNEHPEVTILDPPRAIQQVHNRQSMLQDVADLNLSDRYGKVGVPKQLVIKKDPSSIPGAVSKAGLRLPIVAKPLVAKSHELSLAYDEFSLQKLEPPLVLQEFINHGGVLFKVYIVGEAIKVVRRYSLPDVNKYELSKSAGVYHFPRVSCASASADEADLDPRVAELPPRPLLERLAKELRRRLDLRLFNLDIIREHGTRDNYYVIDINYFPGYGKMPEYEHIFTDFLLSLVKS; this is translated from the exons ATGGGAGGGGAAATAAACTATCTCACCGTGGCGGAAAAGGAAGACGTTGATGAAGGGAAAATTGTGGCGGCGCAGAGGAATCCGTCGCCGCATAAGAAACTAGTGGTGGTGGGATATGCCCTTACATCTAAGAAAGTTAAGAGCTTTTTGCAGCCAAAGTTTGAACGCGTAGCCAG GAACAAGGGAATCCAATTTGTGGCTATTGATCAAAGTAAACCCCTTTCGGATCAAGGTCCTTTTGACATTGTGTTGCATAAG TTATCTGGAAAAGAATGGCGGCGAGTACTAGAG GATTATTGGAATGAACATCCCGAGGTCACAATTCTTGACCCTCCTCGAGCCATACAGCAAGTACATAATCGCCAATCCATGCTTCAAGATGTTGCCGACCTAAATCTATCAGATCGTtatg GAAAAGTCGGTGTTCCTAAACAGTTGGTTATCAAGAAAGATCCATCATCTATACCTGGTGCAGTGAGCAAGGCTGGCCTGAGGCTACCCATTG TGGCAAAACCTTTGGTTGCAAAGTCACATGAACTCTCTCTCGCCTATGACGAGTTCTCCCTCCAGAAGTTGGAGCCACCTCTTGTTTTACAGGAATTCATTAATCATG GGGGTGTGCTATTCAAGGTTTACATTGTTGGTGAAGCAATAAAAGTGGTCAGGCGATATTCTTTACCCGATGTTAACAAATATGAGCTGTCAAAGAGTGCTGGTGTTTATCACTTTCCAAGAGTTTCTTGTGCTTCCGCATCCGCTGATGAAGCGGACTTGGATCCTCGTGTTGCTG AGCTCCCTCCACGACCATTACTCGAGAGATTGGCTAAAGAATTACGACGACGGCTG GATCTTCGGCTATTCAACTTGGATATAATTAGAGAGCATGGAACTCGAGACAACTACTATGTGATAGATATAAACTATTTTCCAG GATATGGAAAAATGCCAGAATACGAGCACATATTTACAGATTTTCTTCTGAGCCTAGTCAAAAGCTAG